A single region of the Devosia sp. FJ2-5-3 genome encodes:
- a CDS encoding sugar ABC transporter ATP-binding protein translates to MSEQTSSAAPTRPVLEMRNISKTFGAIRALNNVSLTVYPGEVHAVMGENGAGKSTLMKVLSGAYKPDPGGEILLDGHPVALGDPIKARASGISVIYQELSLAPNLTVAQNIYLGNQPSRFGLIDTRATEKSAKPILDRLGITFSPRTIVRTLSLGERQMVEIARALSTQARIIVMDEPTTSLTSRETDKLFSVIETLKAQGIAIIYISHRMEEIYQLADRVSVLRDSAYVGTLDRSELSASRLVSMMVGRDLSSFYKKEHRSPSADRALALAVRDMSDGARVHGCSFDLYKGEVLGLAGLVGSGRTELARLIFGADRKKSGTLSLEGSQLEISSPRDAIEAGIAYLTEDRKVLGLFLDMSISDNISISVIGDDAGAGRLLDRPASRRRAEKAVKDLSIRTAGTSISAGALSGGNQQKVLLARLLQKDPKVIILDEPTRGVDVGAKSEIYRLIDELAQRDIAVLVISSELPEIIGIADRVLVMREGRIVGEVRSTPDKPIDQETIMNFSTGALRETAA, encoded by the coding sequence ATGAGTGAGCAGACCTCGAGCGCGGCCCCGACCAGGCCCGTCCTCGAAATGCGCAATATCAGCAAGACCTTCGGCGCCATCCGCGCCCTCAACAATGTCTCGCTGACGGTCTATCCCGGCGAAGTCCATGCCGTCATGGGTGAAAACGGCGCCGGCAAATCCACTCTCATGAAAGTCCTTTCAGGCGCCTACAAGCCCGACCCGGGCGGCGAAATCCTGCTCGATGGCCATCCGGTGGCGCTGGGCGATCCGATCAAGGCCCGCGCCAGCGGTATCTCCGTGATCTACCAGGAGCTCAGCCTCGCGCCCAATCTGACCGTCGCGCAGAACATCTATCTCGGGAACCAACCCTCCCGCTTCGGCCTCATCGACACGAGGGCCACCGAAAAATCCGCCAAGCCCATCCTGGACCGGCTCGGCATCACCTTTTCCCCGCGTACCATCGTGCGAACCCTGTCCCTCGGCGAGCGGCAGATGGTGGAGATCGCGCGCGCCCTCTCCACCCAGGCGCGCATCATCGTCATGGACGAGCCGACGACCTCGCTGACTTCGCGCGAAACCGACAAGCTCTTCAGCGTCATCGAGACCCTCAAGGCTCAGGGCATCGCCATCATCTATATCAGTCACCGGATGGAAGAGATCTACCAGCTGGCCGACCGGGTGAGCGTCTTGCGCGACTCCGCCTATGTCGGCACGCTTGACCGGTCCGAACTCTCGGCCTCGCGGCTGGTTTCGATGATGGTGGGACGCGATCTCTCGTCTTTCTACAAGAAGGAGCACCGCAGCCCTTCCGCCGATCGTGCACTGGCGCTCGCCGTGCGTGATATGTCCGATGGCGCGCGTGTCCATGGCTGCAGTTTTGACCTCTACAAGGGCGAGGTTCTGGGTCTTGCGGGCCTTGTCGGTTCCGGCCGCACGGAACTCGCCCGGCTGATTTTCGGCGCCGACCGCAAGAAGTCTGGCACATTGTCCCTGGAGGGATCGCAGCTCGAGATTTCCAGTCCACGCGACGCCATCGAGGCCGGCATTGCCTACCTCACCGAGGATCGCAAGGTTCTCGGCCTATTCCTCGACATGTCGATTTCCGACAATATTTCCATCAGCGTCATCGGCGACGACGCTGGCGCGGGCCGCCTCCTGGACCGCCCTGCATCCCGGCGGCGGGCGGAAAAGGCGGTCAAGGACCTCTCCATCCGCACCGCCGGCACGAGCATCAGCGCCGGAGCCCTTTCAGGCGGCAACCAGCAGAAAGTGCTGCTGGCACGGCTCCTCCAGAAAGACCCGAAGGTCATCATTCTCGACGAGCCGACGCGCGGCGTCGACGTCGGTGCCAAGTCCGAGATCTATCGGCTTATCGACGAACTGGCCCAGCGCGACATCGCTGTCCTCGTCATTTCGAGCGAGCTTCCGGAGATCATCGGCATTGCCGACCGCGTCCTCGTCATGCGCGAGGGCCGGATCGTGGGGGAGGTACGCTCCACACCGGACAAGCCGATCGACCAGGAAACGATCATGAATTTCTCAACCGGCGCGCTGCGCGAAACCGCGGCGTGA
- a CDS encoding carbohydrate kinase: MSLAVFDLGKTNSKMFVLSRDGSILHQTRTKPVWIDHQGRRVLDDAHLFDWMQASLADIADQHNVTGIMVSGHGCTFALVGPNGLTHPILDYEQDPRPETATHIDAEIPPFSETFSPVLPLGFNYGRHLLWLAEDEPPSVSDAEWILSYPQFWSWRFGGAPSSEVSYLGCHSHLWAPLADDFSTLVRKHDWRGKMPPFARAGERIGSYALRTPMGTRHLAVHNGVHDSNSALYLYRALGLDDFTLVSSGTWVIIFNTSCPLQVLDERRDMLANVTVDRNPVATIRFMGGREYDLVSQGWNAPISLAALHGVIEKSIFALPSFAAGGPFQGMQGQVIGPQPTPEERGAVALLYVALMTDLSLDLVQSDNDLVVDGGLVKTGLYAPLLAQLRHSQTVLSSREVEGSALGAAALAMEDFDVHAVVGDLARSEPLALAGLDAYRKTWRQLVSTQQREAVA; the protein is encoded by the coding sequence ATGAGCCTCGCGGTCTTTGATCTGGGCAAGACGAACTCGAAAATGTTCGTCCTCTCGCGCGATGGGTCCATCCTCCATCAGACGAGGACCAAGCCGGTCTGGATCGATCACCAGGGGCGTCGCGTGCTCGACGATGCGCATCTGTTCGATTGGATGCAGGCGTCCCTCGCCGACATTGCCGATCAGCACAATGTCACCGGCATCATGGTCTCCGGCCATGGCTGCACTTTCGCCTTGGTCGGACCCAATGGGCTGACCCATCCCATCCTCGATTACGAGCAGGATCCGCGCCCCGAAACCGCGACCCACATAGACGCGGAAATCCCACCGTTCAGCGAGACATTCTCCCCTGTCCTGCCGCTTGGCTTCAACTATGGCCGCCATCTACTGTGGCTCGCCGAGGACGAACCTCCTTCAGTGTCCGATGCCGAATGGATTTTGAGCTATCCGCAGTTCTGGAGCTGGCGCTTCGGTGGCGCACCGTCCTCGGAAGTCTCCTATCTCGGCTGCCATTCCCATCTCTGGGCGCCGCTGGCAGATGATTTCAGCACGCTGGTCCGGAAGCATGATTGGCGGGGAAAGATGCCGCCATTCGCCCGGGCTGGGGAGCGCATCGGCTCCTACGCCCTGCGCACGCCCATGGGAACACGCCACCTCGCCGTCCACAATGGCGTCCACGACAGCAATTCCGCGCTCTATCTCTACCGAGCCCTTGGCCTCGATGACTTCACCCTCGTTTCGAGCGGCACATGGGTGATCATCTTCAACACATCCTGCCCGCTTCAGGTGCTCGACGAACGGCGCGACATGCTCGCCAACGTCACCGTCGACCGCAATCCTGTCGCCACCATCCGCTTCATGGGCGGCCGCGAATATGATCTGGTCAGCCAAGGGTGGAATGCTCCGATTTCGCTGGCGGCGCTTCACGGCGTCATCGAAAAATCGATCTTCGCCCTGCCATCCTTTGCCGCAGGCGGGCCGTTCCAGGGCATGCAGGGCCAGGTCATCGGCCCTCAGCCGACACCCGAAGAACGCGGTGCTGTTGCGCTTCTCTACGTGGCGCTGATGACCGATCTGTCGCTCGATCTGGTCCAGTCCGACAATGATCTGGTGGTCGATGGCGGGCTCGTCAAAACCGGTCTTTATGCGCCGCTTCTGGCGCAATTGCGCCACAGCCAGACCGTACTCTCCAGCCGGGAGGTAGAGGGAAGCGCGCTCGGCGCGGCGGCCCTCGCCATGGAGGATTTCGATGTCCATGCGGTCGTTGGAGATCTTGCACGCAGCGAGCCGCTGGCACTGGCCGGGCTCGATGCCTACCGCAAGACCTGGCGTCAGCTCGTCTCGACCCAACAGCGGGAGGCTGTGGCATGA
- a CDS encoding DeoR/GlpR family DNA-binding transcription regulator yields the protein MIDSDRHQQIADILKDRPFVSVRDLQDALGVSAATIRRDIEKLHQLGRARKVYGGISAREGTGGKASSARPYDENRDIAVDAKRSIARLAATLVRDGDSIIINAGSTCFHLGVMLAQRSLRVYTNSMPLAAYLGDHGACQLILPGGELHREPGILASPANSTVPFYASRFFVGAQGISGEGTLESHPLLVRVVSELSDWVDEVVVLADSRKFAIRPRNVVLPLSRIGTLVTDEDLSDADAKELEDNGVTVLIAGRGGAEQ from the coding sequence GTGATCGACTCGGATCGTCACCAGCAGATCGCCGACATTCTGAAGGATCGCCCGTTCGTGTCGGTGCGCGACCTGCAGGATGCCTTGGGCGTTTCCGCTGCCACGATCCGCCGCGACATCGAAAAGCTGCATCAGCTCGGTCGGGCGCGGAAAGTCTATGGCGGTATTTCCGCCCGCGAAGGCACGGGCGGCAAAGCCAGCTCGGCGCGCCCCTATGATGAGAACCGCGATATCGCCGTCGATGCCAAGCGCTCCATAGCCCGGCTGGCGGCCACGCTGGTGCGCGATGGAGATTCCATCATCATCAATGCCGGCTCGACCTGCTTTCATCTGGGCGTCATGTTGGCCCAGCGAAGCCTGCGCGTTTACACCAATTCCATGCCGCTCGCGGCCTATCTCGGCGATCACGGCGCCTGCCAGTTGATCCTGCCAGGCGGAGAACTGCATCGCGAGCCTGGCATCCTGGCTTCGCCGGCCAACAGCACCGTTCCTTTTTATGCCTCGCGCTTTTTCGTTGGGGCACAGGGCATCAGCGGAGAGGGGACACTGGAATCCCACCCGCTGCTCGTGCGCGTCGTGAGCGAATTGAGTGATTGGGTCGATGAGGTCGTCGTTCTCGCCGACAGCCGCAAATTCGCGATACGCCCGCGCAACGTCGTCCTGCCGCTCTCGCGTATCGGCACTTTGGTGACAGACGAGGATCTCTCCGACGCCGACGCCAAGGAACTCGAGGACAATGGCGTTACCGTTCTGATCGCCGGTCGGGGAGGGGCGGAGCAATGA
- a CDS encoding class II aldolase/adducin family protein, with the protein MTADQHSTQALAALSTFSARLGSDITRTQGAGGNTSIKIGEVMWVKASGTWLAHALERDIMVPLETAPLVAALDAGDPRAEKATDFVVAALNPSGLRPSIEASVHASIPQRVVAHFHCVNTLAHAVCSDAEAELTKIFADRLPHLRWAMIPYRRPGTPLARAIAEVRADAPDILVLANHGLVVCGDSVAETEARVEEVTAALALPRRSAPAADIDWLEATARRLGEFGLPDDPESHDIALDPAALAMAMGGSLYPDHVIFLGTKLGTLDDSPNLALSETGEPAKLVVIPGKGVLVRSDLTPGGHAMVRCLAEVITRIPAGKSLNYLSAEQEYELTHWEAEKYRQSLDRQATKG; encoded by the coding sequence ATGACAGCGGATCAGCACAGCACACAGGCGCTGGCGGCCCTCAGCACCTTCTCGGCAAGACTGGGAAGCGACATCACCCGCACCCAGGGCGCCGGTGGCAATACATCCATCAAGATCGGCGAGGTGATGTGGGTCAAAGCATCCGGCACCTGGCTGGCGCATGCGCTGGAGCGGGACATCATGGTTCCGCTCGAGACCGCACCGCTTGTGGCTGCGCTTGACGCGGGCGATCCCCGCGCGGAGAAGGCAACCGATTTTGTCGTCGCCGCGCTCAACCCCTCCGGATTGCGGCCGTCTATCGAGGCGAGCGTCCATGCTTCCATTCCGCAGCGTGTCGTGGCGCATTTCCACTGCGTCAACACTCTGGCGCACGCGGTCTGCAGCGATGCCGAGGCCGAGCTGACAAAAATCTTCGCGGATCGCTTGCCGCATCTGCGATGGGCGATGATCCCCTATCGCCGGCCGGGAACGCCGCTGGCGCGGGCCATCGCCGAGGTGCGTGCTGATGCGCCTGATATTCTCGTGCTTGCCAATCATGGGCTGGTGGTGTGCGGCGACAGCGTCGCGGAAACCGAAGCGCGGGTGGAAGAAGTGACGGCCGCACTCGCCCTGCCCCGGCGATCCGCTCCCGCTGCGGATATTGACTGGCTGGAGGCGACGGCGCGGCGGCTGGGTGAGTTTGGCTTGCCGGATGATCCGGAGTCTCACGACATCGCACTCGACCCGGCTGCGCTGGCCATGGCCATGGGTGGCTCGCTCTATCCGGACCATGTCATTTTTCTCGGTACGAAGCTTGGAACGCTCGATGACAGCCCAAACCTTGCGCTGTCCGAAACTGGCGAACCTGCCAAGCTGGTGGTCATTCCCGGCAAAGGGGTTCTCGTGCGCTCGGATCTGACGCCGGGTGGGCACGCCATGGTGCGATGCCTCGCCGAGGTGATCACGCGGATCCCGGCAGGCAAGAGCCTCAACTATCTTTCGGCTGAACAGGAATACGAGCTCACCCATTGGGAGGCCGAAAAATACCGGCAATCCCTCGATCGGCAGGCGACCAAGGGATGA
- a CDS encoding FGGY-family carbohydrate kinase → MTKAAIVGIDLGTSGVRAAAIDNDGRALGLGAHRFSAPQEASDPVQWRQGVEHSLAQLGENVDLSAVRGVAVDGTSGTVLALDKAGAPIEAAAMYNAQVSSPDILASIAHHAPPSSPARGGSSPLGKAIDLYRRLAPAHIVHQADWVAMQLGDGIAYSDENNALKTGYDLDSRTWPAWIERAGLPVHLLADVRAAGSPVAAIGAWGRSLGLPMDCRVHVGTTDGCASFLATGAAEIGDGVTALGSSLVIKLLSAKRIEAPEFGIYSHRVNSMWLAGGASNTGGAVIKALLPDADFDALSARIDPEKPSGLSYYPLAKPGERFPVSDPDFAPRLSPRPDDDALYFQAILEGIADIEARGYDMLEALGGPALKSIRTVGGGAANEAWERIRAKRLGVPFLPALSLEAAVGVARLALRNVQHG, encoded by the coding sequence ATGACCAAGGCCGCTATCGTCGGCATCGATCTGGGGACCTCCGGCGTCCGCGCAGCGGCGATAGACAATGATGGCCGGGCCCTCGGCCTTGGCGCACACAGATTTTCCGCGCCACAAGAGGCCAGCGACCCCGTCCAATGGCGACAAGGCGTCGAGCACAGTCTCGCGCAGCTGGGGGAGAATGTGGATTTGTCGGCGGTGCGCGGCGTGGCTGTGGACGGCACATCAGGGACGGTGCTGGCGCTCGACAAGGCCGGTGCGCCGATCGAGGCGGCGGCGATGTACAATGCGCAGGTGTCCTCGCCCGATATTCTCGCCAGCATTGCGCATCACGCGCCGCCTTCCAGTCCCGCGCGGGGCGGCAGTTCGCCGCTCGGCAAGGCGATCGACCTCTACCGGCGCCTTGCCCCCGCGCACATCGTGCATCAGGCTGACTGGGTGGCCATGCAGCTCGGCGACGGGATCGCCTATAGCGACGAGAACAATGCGCTGAAAACTGGGTACGACCTCGATAGCCGCACCTGGCCCGCGTGGATCGAGCGGGCGGGACTGCCTGTCCATCTGCTAGCCGATGTCCGAGCTGCCGGCAGCCCGGTCGCCGCCATTGGTGCATGGGGCCGGTCGCTGGGATTGCCAATGGATTGCCGGGTGCATGTCGGGACGACGGATGGTTGCGCCTCGTTCCTGGCCACGGGCGCTGCGGAAATCGGCGACGGGGTCACCGCGCTCGGCTCCTCCCTGGTTATAAAGCTGCTATCGGCGAAACGGATCGAAGCGCCCGAATTCGGCATCTACAGCCACCGCGTCAATTCCATGTGGCTGGCCGGCGGCGCGTCCAACACTGGAGGGGCAGTGATCAAGGCGCTGCTGCCGGACGCCGATTTCGATGCCTTGAGCGCCCGCATTGACCCGGAAAAACCGAGCGGATTGTCCTATTATCCGCTGGCGAAACCAGGAGAGCGTTTTCCGGTGAGCGATCCCGATTTCGCGCCACGATTATCACCGCGTCCCGATGACGACGCCCTCTATTTCCAGGCGATCCTCGAGGGAATTGCCGATATCGAGGCAAGGGGATACGACATGCTCGAAGCGCTTGGCGGCCCTGCCCTCAAATCCATCCGGACCGTCGGAGGCGGCGCCGCAAACGAAGCCTGGGAGCGTATCCGGGCCAAGCGGCTCGGTGTACCCTTCCTGCCAGCGCTGTCGCTCGAGGCAGCCGTAGGTGTCGCCCGCCTGGCCCTGAGGAATGTGCAACATGGCTAA
- a CDS encoding TIGR01459 family HAD-type hydrolase, with protein sequence MAKLGPSVSLQELADRYAVFFVDQFGVLLDGAKPYPGAVAALAFLKSRGKTVIILSNSGRASDYNGRRLEKLGIGPDLYDHLVTSGDVAFSLVRTGWSGLPSSIGTPCFTISSGGDTNLADRLQFRNVSTADAAELLVISGSEADRIDLQSYREMLRPAAERGVPAICTNPDMEMLTGKGTAPGAGAIARVYEELGGKVGWIGKPHSAIYEHAFGLCGGPAKETLIAIGDSIEHDIAGAANFGIDAILVRTGIHSRLSEAALAGLLEESGAFRPMVMAAFRLS encoded by the coding sequence ATGGCTAAGCTCGGACCCTCCGTCTCGCTGCAGGAACTTGCCGATCGATACGCCGTGTTCTTCGTCGACCAGTTCGGCGTCTTGCTGGACGGGGCGAAGCCTTATCCCGGCGCCGTCGCGGCATTGGCCTTTCTCAAGTCGCGCGGCAAGACTGTCATCATCCTCTCCAATTCAGGCCGCGCGAGCGACTATAATGGCAGGCGGCTGGAAAAGCTGGGCATCGGGCCAGACCTCTACGACCATCTGGTCACCTCAGGAGATGTTGCATTTTCCCTCGTCAGGACCGGTTGGTCGGGCCTGCCGTCATCCATTGGAACGCCATGCTTCACGATTTCGAGCGGGGGAGATACCAATCTGGCAGACCGGCTGCAGTTCCGGAACGTGTCGACGGCTGACGCTGCGGAACTCCTAGTGATATCCGGAAGCGAGGCAGACAGGATCGACCTTCAGTCATACCGGGAGATGTTGCGGCCAGCGGCCGAGCGTGGGGTGCCCGCCATCTGCACCAACCCCGACATGGAGATGCTGACCGGCAAGGGCACCGCCCCGGGCGCCGGAGCGATCGCGCGCGTCTATGAAGAATTGGGCGGCAAAGTCGGATGGATTGGAAAGCCCCATAGCGCGATCTACGAGCATGCCTTTGGGCTCTGCGGCGGGCCGGCGAAGGAAACACTTATCGCCATCGGGGACAGTATCGAACACGATATCGCGGGAGCCGCAAATTTCGGCATCGATGCAATATTGGTCCGGACCGGCATCCATTCGCGGCTTTCGGAGGCGGCGCTCGCCGGGCTGCTGGAAGAGAGCGGCGCGTTCCGGCCGATGGTGATGGCGGCGTTTCGTTTGAGCTGA
- a CDS encoding manganese catalase family protein: MFMRVDRLITELPPPTKQDPNAAAALQELLGGKYGEMSTLGNYMFQSFNFRSKDKLRPFYSLVASITAEELAHVELVSNGVAMLNNGPDKPKGDMGDGGDISKTPFEAMNDIRLASAFFSNGGGATPVNANGVSWNNDFVTTTGNVIFDLLHNFHLECGARLHKLRVYETLSDPTGREVCGYLLVRGSVHAHSYALAIKKLTGVDIEKMLPTPNIPLAKIPECQKYLDEGSHRRLYTWSNEDYREISGIWSNDDVALPGDPPGPLEVVEGMPEGGKMQQLQGVPSAFTPDYAPEEFYEIAAKLYKASR, encoded by the coding sequence ATGTTTATGAGAGTAGACAGGCTGATCACCGAGTTGCCACCGCCCACCAAACAGGACCCCAATGCCGCTGCTGCTCTCCAGGAGCTTCTCGGCGGCAAGTACGGGGAAATGTCGACGCTCGGCAACTACATGTTCCAGAGCTTCAACTTCCGCTCCAAGGACAAGCTGCGCCCCTTCTACAGTCTGGTCGCCTCGATCACGGCCGAGGAACTGGCTCATGTGGAACTCGTCAGCAACGGCGTTGCCATGCTCAACAATGGTCCCGACAAGCCCAAGGGCGACATGGGCGACGGGGGTGATATCTCCAAAACACCGTTCGAAGCCATGAACGATATCCGTCTCGCTTCTGCGTTCTTCTCCAATGGCGGCGGCGCCACACCGGTCAACGCCAATGGCGTTTCGTGGAACAATGACTTCGTCACCACGACCGGCAACGTCATCTTCGACCTGCTGCACAATTTTCATCTCGAATGCGGCGCGCGCCTCCACAAGCTGCGCGTCTACGAAACGCTGAGTGACCCCACGGGCCGCGAAGTCTGTGGCTATCTCCTGGTTCGTGGGTCGGTCCACGCCCATTCCTATGCCCTTGCCATCAAGAAACTGACCGGCGTCGATATCGAGAAGATGTTGCCGACACCCAATATCCCCCTGGCGAAAATTCCCGAGTGCCAGAAATATCTCGATGAGGGATCTCATCGTCGCCTCTACACCTGGAGCAACGAGGACTATCGCGAAATCTCCGGGATCTGGTCGAACGACGACGTGGCCTTGCCCGGTGATCCTCCGGGGCCGCTGGAGGTCGTCGAAGGCATGCCGGAAGGCGGCAAGATGCAGCAATTGCAGGGCGTGCCATCGGCCTTCACGCCCGACTACGCGCCTGAAGAATTCTACGAAATCGCGGCCAAGCTTTATAAAGCGTCACGATAG
- a CDS encoding FAD-dependent oxidoreductase encodes MSEIIVLGAGMVGVSTALALQANGHAVTLFDRRGPGEETSFGNAGIIQAEAVEPYPLPLDPKTLFAIATGRTNDVVWRMRDLPHWLVPLLGYARNSLPRGYKANIAPSWSRMILSATEDHARLIAASGAEAIIARDGYRKVYRTAAGFDKAVATAERYRSQYGVPSHTLSGAELADAEPGLQAKLAGAVHWTCSWSCQDPGGLVRHYADLFMARGGSMVLGDANSLERAGAGWRVQSNNGPLTTERVVVCLGPWSPALVGRFGHAVPMVYKRGYHRHFHVKDGPKLPLFDVETGTFLSPMRMGLRVLTGAELSTLDAPPSSRQIDRSTLAARELFALGERVDAQDWRGTRPFMPGMLPMIGPSEKNPGMWFNFGHGHQGFTLGPTSARILAEKMGR; translated from the coding sequence ATGAGTGAAATCATCGTCCTGGGCGCCGGAATGGTCGGCGTTTCGACTGCCTTGGCCCTGCAGGCAAACGGCCACGCCGTGACGCTGTTCGACCGGCGCGGCCCGGGCGAAGAGACAAGTTTCGGCAATGCGGGGATAATCCAGGCCGAGGCGGTCGAACCCTATCCGCTTCCGCTTGACCCCAAGACATTGTTCGCCATCGCGACCGGACGCACCAATGATGTGGTCTGGCGCATGAGGGACCTGCCGCACTGGCTGGTGCCCCTGCTCGGCTATGCCCGCAATTCCCTGCCGAGGGGCTATAAGGCCAATATCGCGCCGAGCTGGTCGAGGATGATCCTCAGCGCAACCGAGGACCATGCGCGCCTGATCGCAGCATCGGGGGCCGAGGCCATCATTGCGCGGGATGGGTACCGCAAGGTTTACCGCACGGCGGCCGGCTTCGATAAGGCCGTGGCGACAGCCGAACGGTATCGCTCCCAATACGGCGTTCCATCGCATACCCTTTCGGGGGCCGAGCTGGCGGACGCAGAGCCGGGACTTCAGGCCAAATTGGCCGGTGCCGTGCACTGGACATGCTCATGGTCCTGCCAGGATCCCGGTGGCCTCGTGCGCCACTATGCCGATCTCTTCATGGCGCGTGGAGGATCCATGGTCCTCGGTGATGCGAACAGTCTCGAACGCGCAGGCGCCGGCTGGCGGGTCCAGTCCAATAATGGCCCCCTGACGACGGAGCGCGTGGTGGTCTGCCTAGGACCATGGTCTCCCGCCCTGGTTGGCCGTTTCGGGCATGCCGTACCGATGGTGTACAAGCGCGGCTACCACCGGCATTTCCACGTCAAGGACGGGCCAAAACTGCCATTGTTCGACGTGGAGACAGGCACGTTCCTGTCGCCGATGCGGATGGGACTGCGCGTCTTGACCGGCGCCGAACTCAGTACGCTGGACGCACCGCCAAGCAGCCGTCAGATCGACCGCTCGACATTGGCCGCGCGTGAGTTGTTCGCATTGGGCGAGCGGGTCGATGCCCAAGATTGGCGCGGGACGCGGCCGTTCATGCCGGGCATGCTGCCAATGATCGGACCATCGGAGAAGAACCCCGGCATGTGGTTCAATTTCGGCCATGGCCACCAGGGCTTTACCCTCGGCCCGACGAGCGCCCGTATCCTTGCCGAGAAGATGGGCCGCTAA